Proteins from one Arthrobacter sp. DNA4 genomic window:
- a CDS encoding putative quinol monooxygenase → MIFIVVKFKVKPEWSERWPALVADFTEATRKESGNLWFDWSRSLDDPNEYVLVEAFKDDAAGDHVNSDHFKKAMADMPQALAETPRIVSRQLDGDGWDRMGELTID, encoded by the coding sequence GTGATCTTTATTGTCGTCAAGTTCAAGGTCAAGCCCGAGTGGTCCGAGCGCTGGCCTGCCCTCGTGGCGGACTTCACCGAAGCCACCCGGAAGGAATCCGGCAACCTCTGGTTCGACTGGTCCCGCAGCCTGGACGACCCCAACGAATACGTCCTGGTGGAGGCCTTCAAGGACGACGCCGCCGGCGACCACGTCAACAGCGACCACTTCAAGAAGGCCATGGCGGACATGCCGCAGGCCCTCGCCGAAACGCCAAGGATCGTCAGCCGACAGCTCGACGGCGATGGCTGGGACCGGATGGGCGAGCTCACCATCGACTAG
- a CDS encoding serine protease inhibitor encodes MIDLTISIRDHPDAPEHVFRLVSKDGHPAAGTTLPEPVAALAAVERFGEDIFFPKPGPPKLCTQQYGGPQVAVVTGMYRGRAVQSTFSRTDGCEIARWKAMGPLLGGTAT; translated from the coding sequence GTGATAGACCTGACCATCAGCATCCGTGACCACCCCGACGCTCCCGAACACGTGTTCCGGCTGGTATCAAAGGACGGGCACCCGGCTGCCGGGACCACCCTGCCCGAGCCCGTGGCGGCCCTTGCCGCCGTGGAGCGGTTCGGCGAAGACATCTTTTTCCCCAAGCCGGGGCCGCCCAAACTGTGCACGCAGCAGTACGGGGGCCCGCAGGTTGCCGTGGTCACGGGTATGTACCGTGGGCGTGCCGTCCAATCGACCTTCTCCCGTACCGACGGCTGCGAAATCGCACGCTGGAAGGCCATGGGCCCCCTGCTGGGCGGGACGGCCACGTAG
- a CDS encoding isopenicillin N synthase family oxygenase, whose product MSRDQGAIPVLDLSTARQPYGPFSPEFIEQLRHATHDVGFFQITGYGGRPGQAEELLDLLRRFFSLPLEERMKLDNRLSPHFRGYTRMGTEVTQGRADAREQIDYSPEREPVKDYPEDQPFWLLQGPNLWPDEAFPGLRPAAMEWAELMSEVGMELLRAIAVSLQLPEDYFDEPFQDTPAWMGKLVHYVGGVVEAAGDQGVGSHADYGFVTLLLQDGVGGLEVLPPGTSQWLPVEPLPGALVVNLGEMLEVATEGYLAATIHRVQAPPPGVDRYSVPFFWSPRLDAVIEPVPLAPGLKAAARGITDDPANPLLASFGLNMLKGRMRAHPDVTERHYPHLMQGRS is encoded by the coding sequence ATGTCACGCGACCAGGGAGCCATACCTGTTCTGGATCTGAGTACCGCACGGCAGCCCTACGGGCCCTTCAGCCCGGAGTTCATCGAGCAGCTGCGGCATGCCACCCACGATGTGGGCTTTTTCCAAATCACCGGCTACGGAGGCCGCCCTGGCCAGGCAGAAGAGCTGCTGGACCTCCTCAGGCGCTTCTTCAGCCTGCCGCTTGAGGAACGGATGAAGCTGGACAACCGGCTGTCCCCGCACTTCCGCGGCTACACCCGGATGGGCACCGAAGTGACCCAGGGCCGGGCGGACGCGAGGGAGCAGATCGACTACTCCCCGGAACGTGAGCCGGTGAAGGACTATCCGGAGGACCAGCCCTTCTGGCTGCTGCAGGGGCCCAACCTCTGGCCGGACGAAGCGTTCCCCGGGCTTAGGCCTGCCGCCATGGAATGGGCCGAACTCATGTCGGAGGTAGGGATGGAGCTGCTGCGGGCCATCGCGGTGTCGCTGCAGCTGCCGGAGGACTACTTCGATGAACCGTTCCAGGACACCCCGGCGTGGATGGGCAAGCTGGTGCACTACGTGGGCGGCGTGGTGGAAGCCGCCGGTGACCAGGGCGTCGGTTCGCACGCCGACTACGGGTTCGTGACCCTCCTGCTCCAGGACGGCGTGGGCGGCCTGGAAGTACTGCCGCCCGGCACCAGCCAGTGGTTGCCCGTGGAGCCCCTTCCCGGAGCCCTGGTGGTGAACCTTGGCGAGATGCTGGAAGTAGCCACGGAGGGATACCTCGCCGCCACCATCCACCGCGTCCAGGCCCCGCCGCCGGGTGTGGACCGCTACTCGGTACCGTTCTTCTGGTCGCCCCGGCTCGATGCAGTCATCGAACCGGTTCCGCTGGCTCCCGGGCTGAAGGCGGCGGCCCGCGGCATCACGGACGATCCCGCCAACCCGCTGCTGGCTTCCTTCGGCCTGAACATGCTCAAAGGCCGTATGCGCGCGCACCCTGACGTTACAGAGCGGCATTATCCCCACTTGATGCAGGGCCGCAGCTGA
- the purS gene encoding phosphoribosylformylglycinamidine synthase subunit PurS, with amino-acid sequence MPRIVVDVMPKPEILDPQGKAIVGALPRLGFTSFSSVRQGKRFELTVDGEVTEEILAQARDAAETLLSNPVIEDVVNVEVVEA; translated from the coding sequence ATGCCCCGGATCGTTGTTGACGTCATGCCCAAGCCCGAGATTCTGGACCCGCAGGGGAAGGCAATCGTTGGCGCTCTCCCCCGGCTGGGCTTCACCAGCTTCAGCTCTGTCCGCCAGGGCAAGCGTTTCGAACTGACGGTCGACGGCGAGGTGACGGAGGAAATCCTGGCCCAGGCCCGCGACGCCGCCGAAACCCTCCTGTCCAACCCGGTGATCGAGGACGTCGTCAACGTCGAGGTCGTCGAGGCCTGA
- the purQ gene encoding phosphoribosylformylglycinamidine synthase subunit PurQ: MTELPLIGEAVAVAAEPRLAGARIGVVTFPGTLDDRDAARAVRLAGATAVELWHGDTGLGDVDAVVIPGGFSYGDYLRAGAIARFAPLMSKIIDAANSDAKLPVLGICNGFQILTESHLLPGSMIKNDHLKFLCRDQVLRVENTNTAWTLDYQAGQEITIPLKNQDGQYIADEKTLDALEAEGRVVFRYVGFNPNGSRRDIAGISNAAGNVVGLMPHPEHAVEPGFGPESLDGIGGSDTDGLGFFTSVLNKIVGGDK, translated from the coding sequence ATGACTGAACTTCCCCTGATTGGCGAGGCTGTGGCCGTCGCGGCGGAGCCGCGCCTTGCCGGCGCCCGGATCGGCGTCGTTACCTTCCCCGGCACCCTTGACGACCGGGACGCCGCCCGCGCCGTGCGCCTGGCCGGTGCCACCGCCGTCGAACTCTGGCACGGCGACACCGGGCTCGGCGACGTGGACGCTGTGGTCATCCCCGGCGGTTTCTCCTACGGTGACTACCTCCGTGCCGGCGCCATTGCCCGCTTCGCGCCGCTGATGTCCAAAATCATCGACGCCGCGAACTCCGACGCCAAGCTGCCCGTCCTGGGCATCTGCAACGGCTTCCAGATCCTCACCGAGTCGCACCTGCTGCCCGGATCGATGATCAAGAACGACCACCTCAAGTTCCTGTGCCGCGACCAGGTACTGCGGGTCGAAAACACCAACACGGCGTGGACCCTGGACTACCAGGCGGGCCAGGAGATCACCATCCCGCTGAAGAACCAGGACGGCCAGTACATCGCCGACGAAAAAACCCTGGACGCCCTTGAGGCCGAGGGCCGCGTCGTCTTCCGCTACGTGGGCTTCAACCCGAACGGCTCGCGCCGCGACATCGCCGGTATCTCGAACGCCGCAGGCAACGTGGTAGGACTCATGCCGCACCCGGAGCACGCCGTGGAACCGGGCTTCGGCCCCGAGTCGCTGGACGGCATCGGCGGGTCCGACACCGACGGACTCGGTTTCTTCACCTCCGTACTGAACAAGATTGTGGGAGGCGACAAGTGA
- a CDS encoding MmcQ/YjbR family DNA-binding protein codes for MDPNALRTICLSFPGAYEDFPFGPETSVFKVRAHIAGGTRHEAKLFALSSMDEDDFYVNLKCEPALAVQLRAVHPAITGAWHMNKTHWNGVRLDGSLPDTMIRDMVEDSYDLVVSGLSRKQQEQLGWARLGKEGSID; via the coding sequence ATGGACCCAAACGCGCTGCGGACGATCTGCCTTTCGTTTCCGGGAGCCTACGAGGATTTTCCGTTCGGACCGGAAACATCGGTCTTCAAGGTCCGGGCCCACATTGCCGGCGGCACCCGCCATGAGGCCAAGCTGTTTGCCCTGTCATCCATGGATGAGGACGACTTCTACGTGAACCTGAAGTGCGAACCGGCGCTCGCGGTGCAGCTGCGGGCGGTGCACCCGGCGATTACCGGTGCGTGGCACATGAACAAGACCCACTGGAATGGTGTCCGCCTTGACGGTTCGCTGCCGGACACGATGATCAGGGACATGGTGGAGGACTCCTACGACCTTGTGGTGTCAGGCTTGAGTCGGAAGCAGCAGGAACAACTGGGGTGGGCCCGCCTCGGGAAGGAAGGCAGCATTGACTGA
- the purL gene encoding phosphoribosylformylglycinamidine synthase subunit PurL: MTTETTKKFNIDTVENAAKTPDTELPWAELGLKQNEFDEIVKVLGRRPTGAELAMYSVMWSEHCSYKSSKNHLRQFGQKVTEEMKKDMLVGIGENAGVTNLGDGWAVTFKIESHNSPSFVEPYQGAATGIGGIVRDIISMGARPVAVMDPLRFGAIDHPDTARVMHGAVAGIGGYGNSLGLPNIGGEMVFDSVYQGNPLVNALAVGVMRHEDIRLANASGKGNKVVLFGARTGGDGIGGASVLASESFDDTKPSKRPAVQVGDPFAEKVLIECCLELFKGSLVEGIQDLGAAGISCATSELASNGDGGMQVELTSVLLRDPTLTPGEILMSESQERMMAVVTPENVEAFEAVMDKWAVEYSWLGEVTDTGRLIITWEGDVIVDVDPRTVAHDGPVYDRPFARPEWQDSVQADTFTGSVQDAGRPAAPAELAAAVTELVASPNMCSKSWITNQYDRYVGGNTSMAFPDDAGVVRVDEESGLGVALATDANGRYTYLDPYHGAQLALAEAYRNVATAGAIPMAVSDCLNFGSPEDPDVMWQLAEAIRGLSDACMVLGIPVTGGNVSLYNQTGTTPIHPSPVVAVLGKLDDVARRTPSGWREDGQAIYMLGTTGAELDGSEWANMRGHLGGQPPKVDLEAERALGEILINASRDGMIDSAHDLSEGGLAAALVESSLRYGVGARIALQDIMDRDGVDLFTALFSESQGRAIVGVPRSEEVRFTDMCTARGFAHTRIGVVDAASGKLEINGVESLSLDALREAHEGTLPKYFG, translated from the coding sequence GTGACCACCGAAACCACCAAGAAGTTCAACATCGACACCGTCGAGAACGCTGCAAAGACTCCGGACACCGAGCTGCCCTGGGCCGAGCTGGGCCTGAAGCAGAACGAGTTCGATGAGATCGTCAAGGTCCTGGGCCGCCGCCCCACCGGCGCCGAGCTGGCCATGTACTCCGTCATGTGGAGCGAGCACTGCTCCTACAAGTCCTCTAAGAACCACCTGCGCCAGTTCGGCCAGAAGGTCACCGAGGAAATGAAGAAGGACATGCTGGTGGGCATCGGCGAAAACGCCGGCGTGACCAACCTGGGGGACGGCTGGGCCGTGACCTTCAAGATCGAATCGCACAACTCGCCGTCGTTCGTTGAGCCCTACCAGGGTGCCGCGACCGGCATCGGCGGCATTGTCCGCGACATCATCTCCATGGGTGCCCGCCCGGTGGCCGTGATGGATCCGCTGCGCTTCGGCGCCATCGACCACCCGGACACCGCGCGCGTGATGCACGGCGCCGTGGCCGGCATCGGCGGCTACGGCAACTCCCTGGGCCTGCCCAACATCGGCGGCGAGATGGTGTTCGACTCCGTCTACCAGGGCAACCCGCTGGTCAATGCCCTCGCCGTGGGCGTCATGCGCCACGAGGACATCCGCCTGGCCAACGCCTCCGGCAAGGGCAACAAGGTGGTCCTGTTCGGTGCACGCACCGGCGGCGACGGCATCGGCGGCGCGTCCGTGCTCGCCTCCGAGTCGTTTGACGACACCAAGCCCTCCAAGCGCCCCGCGGTGCAGGTGGGCGACCCCTTCGCGGAGAAGGTCCTCATCGAGTGCTGCCTGGAGCTGTTCAAGGGCTCCCTGGTGGAAGGCATCCAGGACCTTGGCGCGGCGGGCATCTCCTGCGCCACGTCCGAGCTCGCCTCCAATGGCGACGGCGGCATGCAGGTTGAGCTGACCTCCGTCCTGCTGCGCGACCCCACGTTGACCCCGGGCGAAATCCTGATGTCCGAGTCGCAGGAACGCATGATGGCCGTGGTCACCCCGGAGAACGTGGAAGCGTTCGAGGCCGTCATGGACAAGTGGGCCGTGGAGTACTCCTGGCTGGGCGAGGTCACCGACACCGGCCGCCTCATCATCACCTGGGAAGGCGACGTGATTGTCGACGTCGATCCCCGCACCGTGGCGCACGACGGCCCGGTCTACGACCGCCCGTTCGCCCGTCCCGAGTGGCAGGATTCCGTCCAGGCTGACACCTTCACCGGTTCGGTGCAGGATGCCGGCCGCCCGGCCGCTCCGGCTGAGCTGGCTGCGGCCGTGACTGAGCTCGTGGCGTCGCCGAACATGTGCTCCAAGTCCTGGATCACCAACCAGTACGACCGGTACGTGGGCGGCAACACCTCCATGGCGTTCCCCGACGACGCCGGCGTGGTCCGCGTTGACGAGGAATCCGGCCTGGGCGTGGCCCTGGCCACCGACGCCAACGGCCGCTACACCTACCTGGACCCGTACCACGGCGCGCAGCTGGCACTGGCCGAGGCCTACCGCAACGTCGCCACCGCGGGCGCCATTCCCATGGCCGTCAGCGACTGCCTGAACTTCGGTTCCCCGGAGGATCCGGACGTCATGTGGCAGCTGGCAGAGGCCATCCGCGGCCTGTCCGACGCCTGCATGGTGCTGGGCATCCCGGTCACCGGCGGCAATGTCTCGCTGTACAACCAGACGGGCACCACGCCCATCCACCCCTCCCCCGTGGTGGCAGTCCTGGGCAAGCTCGACGACGTCGCGCGCCGCACGCCGTCGGGCTGGCGTGAAGATGGCCAGGCCATCTACATGCTGGGCACCACAGGCGCCGAGCTGGACGGTTCCGAGTGGGCCAACATGCGCGGCCACCTGGGCGGGCAGCCGCCCAAGGTTGACCTTGAGGCAGAACGCGCCCTGGGCGAGATCCTGATCAACGCTTCGCGCGACGGCATGATCGACTCCGCGCACGATCTCTCCGAGGGCGGCCTCGCGGCTGCGCTGGTTGAGTCCTCGCTGCGCTACGGCGTGGGCGCCCGGATCGCGTTGCAGGACATCATGGACCGGGACGGCGTGGACCTGTTCACGGCGCTCTTCTCCGAGTCCCAGGGCCGCGCCATTGTGGGCGTCCCGCGGTCCGAGGAAGTCCGCTTCACCGACATGTGCACCGCCCGCGGCTTCGCGCACACGCGCATCGGCGTAGTGGACGCTGCCAGTGGCAAGCTGGAGATCAACGGCGTGGAGAGCCTCTCCCTTGACGCCCTCCGCGAAGCCCACGAGGGAACCCTGCCCAAGTACTTCGGCTAG
- a CDS encoding S8 family serine peptidase — translation MKSTGKSPSRAGGLRKAAALAVGLPLILSSLAVAPASAAPGVQGPGNVSSSAKDSQFKDGRYIVVLAGPAAAAYEGGAAGLGATKPQLGRKLDAGSPNYKAYDAHLRNQQRDVAAAQGVTPAKQYTAALNGFTAELTAVQAAALSKDSRVLAVAPDVENNPDYTTTDFLKLTGPDGAWAQQFGGEAKAGKGVVVGVIDSGYAPDNPFLQGEPLKPLQGDPQVGVPYRTADGRIAMLKADGTTFEGECQKGQGTGASFDGSLCNSKVIGARYFADSFLQYVPPAERAPEEQISPVDVGSHGTHTATTAAGNANIEQVIDGASFGKSSGIAPAAKVSVYKVCWEDTNPDTGGCYSSASVEAVDAAIKDGVDVLNYSISGNNNSTTDPVALAFLNAAAAGIFVSASAGNSGPTASTVNHASPWLTTVAASTFPSDLLGTVKVSDVSLYRGASIMKSEVADKPVVVAAAAAAPGAANPNLCGPGTLDAGKVVSKVVVCDRGVVDRTAKSQEVLAKGGVGMILVNLTSSSEDADNHVIPTVHVNAPKSLELKSKLEANPALTVSLVKGDLTGLPPAAAPQIAGFSSRGPTLASGGDLLKPDISAPGVNVLAGVSTIGNHGAQFGFMSGTSMAAPHISGFGALVLGKQPKWTPARVKSAMMTTAYPLVNADGTPNTDPFQGGAGHIDSTRVLDPGLVYDSGIQDWLGFLNGQGVQTGAPQAGTIAARDLNLPSIALGSLVGEVQVKRKVTALVPGMYRPEVNMPGFNVNVEPKALNFAKAGQTRDVTLTIRNVSAPMGKFSTGSLTWKGPRTVTSPIAIRPVDAQIAPSFSFSSATGTGSGAMELVSGSDNPIAVGVEGLAPLGQTAITKTPGAYAPTNDAHNALVQVNVPAGTSFARLGIQAQSNDVDWDMVVYAPNGAGGLTATQVATASASEFLDLESPRPGTYYVVANLYATPDNGPATASVQAVTFAGDAGNLTVNPNPIVAPNGTATSATLNWTGLAEGSYLSRLSLGSNGIKTWVNVQVGPGSAPAPTGAPQLGLAQAVPAT, via the coding sequence GTGAAATCAACTGGAAAGAGCCCTTCGCGGGCTGGGGGACTCCGGAAGGCGGCCGCGCTGGCCGTCGGGCTGCCCCTGATCCTGAGCTCGCTGGCCGTGGCTCCCGCTTCGGCGGCGCCTGGCGTCCAAGGCCCGGGAAATGTTTCCTCCAGCGCAAAGGACAGTCAGTTCAAGGACGGCCGGTACATCGTGGTACTCGCCGGCCCGGCCGCCGCGGCATACGAAGGGGGAGCTGCAGGGCTTGGTGCGACCAAGCCCCAGCTGGGCAGGAAGCTCGACGCCGGCAGTCCCAACTACAAGGCGTACGACGCCCACCTGCGCAACCAGCAGCGGGACGTTGCAGCGGCCCAGGGCGTCACCCCCGCCAAGCAGTACACCGCAGCCCTTAACGGGTTCACAGCGGAACTGACCGCGGTGCAGGCCGCCGCACTGTCCAAGGACAGCAGGGTCCTGGCCGTGGCACCGGACGTCGAGAACAATCCCGACTACACCACCACCGACTTCCTCAAGCTCACCGGCCCCGACGGCGCCTGGGCCCAGCAGTTCGGCGGCGAAGCCAAAGCCGGCAAAGGCGTCGTGGTGGGCGTCATCGACTCCGGCTACGCACCGGACAACCCCTTCCTCCAGGGCGAACCGCTGAAGCCGCTGCAGGGCGACCCTCAGGTCGGCGTTCCCTACCGCACCGCTGACGGCAGGATTGCCATGCTCAAGGCGGACGGCACCACCTTCGAGGGCGAATGCCAAAAAGGCCAGGGGACCGGGGCATCCTTTGACGGATCCCTCTGCAATTCCAAGGTCATCGGCGCCCGCTATTTCGCGGATTCCTTCCTTCAGTACGTGCCCCCGGCAGAGCGTGCCCCGGAAGAGCAGATCTCCCCGGTGGACGTGGGCAGCCACGGCACGCACACCGCCACCACGGCCGCCGGCAACGCCAACATCGAACAGGTGATCGACGGAGCCAGCTTCGGAAAGAGCTCCGGCATAGCCCCGGCCGCCAAGGTATCGGTCTACAAGGTCTGCTGGGAGGACACCAACCCGGACACCGGCGGCTGCTACTCCTCGGCGTCGGTTGAGGCCGTGGACGCAGCCATCAAGGACGGCGTCGACGTCCTGAACTATTCCATTTCGGGCAACAACAACAGCACTACCGACCCCGTGGCACTGGCATTCCTGAACGCTGCGGCCGCCGGGATCTTTGTCTCGGCCTCCGCGGGAAACTCCGGCCCCACGGCCTCCACGGTGAACCACGCGTCCCCGTGGCTGACCACGGTTGCTGCGTCCACCTTCCCCAGTGACCTGCTGGGAACCGTCAAGGTGTCCGACGTGTCGCTGTACCGCGGCGCGTCGATCATGAAGTCGGAAGTGGCGGACAAGCCCGTTGTCGTGGCTGCTGCTGCCGCGGCCCCCGGAGCGGCCAACCCCAACCTCTGCGGTCCGGGAACCCTTGACGCCGGCAAAGTGGTAAGCAAGGTAGTCGTCTGTGACCGCGGCGTGGTGGACCGGACCGCCAAGAGCCAGGAAGTCCTGGCCAAGGGCGGCGTGGGCATGATCCTGGTCAACCTCACCAGCAGCTCCGAGGACGCCGACAACCACGTCATTCCCACCGTCCACGTCAACGCCCCCAAGAGCCTGGAACTGAAATCCAAGCTGGAAGCCAACCCGGCGCTGACCGTCAGCCTGGTCAAGGGCGACCTGACCGGCCTGCCCCCGGCAGCCGCACCCCAGATCGCCGGCTTCTCATCCCGCGGACCCACCCTGGCATCCGGCGGTGACCTGCTGAAGCCGGACATCTCTGCCCCCGGCGTGAACGTCCTGGCCGGCGTCTCCACCATCGGCAACCACGGCGCCCAGTTCGGATTCATGTCCGGTACCTCCATGGCAGCCCCGCACATCTCCGGTTTCGGCGCCCTGGTGCTGGGCAAGCAGCCCAAATGGACCCCCGCCAGGGTGAAGTCCGCCATGATGACCACCGCCTATCCGCTGGTCAACGCCGACGGCACCCCCAACACGGATCCCTTCCAGGGCGGCGCCGGTCACATCGACTCCACCCGGGTGCTTGATCCCGGACTGGTCTACGACTCCGGCATCCAGGACTGGCTTGGCTTCCTGAACGGACAAGGGGTGCAGACCGGAGCGCCACAGGCAGGCACCATTGCTGCCCGCGACCTCAACCTGCCCTCGATCGCCCTGGGCAGCCTGGTTGGAGAGGTCCAGGTGAAGCGCAAGGTGACCGCCCTGGTGCCTGGCATGTACCGTCCCGAGGTAAACATGCCGGGCTTCAACGTCAACGTCGAACCCAAGGCCCTGAACTTCGCCAAGGCCGGCCAGACCCGTGACGTAACCCTGACCATCCGGAACGTCAGCGCGCCAATGGGCAAATTCAGCACCGGAAGCCTCACCTGGAAGGGTCCCCGGACGGTGACGTCACCAATCGCCATCCGTCCCGTCGACGCCCAGATCGCCCCGTCCTTCTCCTTCAGCTCGGCTACGGGCACCGGCAGCGGCGCCATGGAACTTGTCTCCGGCTCGGACAACCCCATCGCCGTAGGCGTGGAAGGGCTGGCGCCGCTGGGCCAGACCGCCATCACCAAGACCCCGGGCGCGTATGCCCCGACGAATGATGCGCACAACGCCCTGGTCCAGGTAAACGTGCCGGCCGGCACGTCGTTTGCCCGGCTCGGCATCCAGGCGCAGTCGAACGACGTCGACTGGGACATGGTGGTTTACGCGCCGAACGGAGCGGGTGGCCTCACGGCCACCCAGGTGGCAACGGCATCCGCCAGTGAGTTCCTGGACCTGGAATCACCCCGTCCCGGAACCTACTACGTGGTGGCCAACCTGTACGCCACACCTGACAACGGCCCCGCCACTGCCTCCGTCCAGGCCGTGACATTTGCGGGGGACGCGGGCAATCTCACCGTGAACCCGAACCCCATCGTGGCGCCGAACGGAACCGCCACCTCGGCGACGCTGAACTGGACCGGCCTTGCTGAGGGTTCCTACCTCTCACGGTTGAGCCTTGGCAGCAACGGCATCAAGACGTGGGTGAACGTGCAGGTGGGACCGGGCTCCGCGCCCGCCCCGACTGGCGCTCCCCAGCTTGGCCTGGCGCAGGCGGTACCCGCCACCTGA
- a CDS encoding 3-methyladenine DNA glycosylase: MAADSAQAREEAHLQRVSRYADPYLARRSTGQKHPVEDFLFTYYTQKPGQLKRWHPGAGDVLTGAQAAGRLGWKHYRTLDDGELASLGLPAGSTAVTFDRHAFLADRRDAVAFAGIILRGTAARPAQFGCFGLHEWAMVYRQDKFDLRHEYLQLRLGAAGTDKVVEDNRIRCTHFDAFRFYTPDAIPLNEHSPSRESQRHMEQPGCLHANMDLYKWAYKLLPALPSELVMDCFELSWRIRAMDMQASPYDLADWGYPAIPIETPHGKAAYVEHQRSFAAEAGTLRERLAAELGVIAEGAPR; the protein is encoded by the coding sequence CTGGCGGCGGACAGTGCGCAGGCAAGGGAAGAGGCCCACCTGCAGCGCGTCAGCCGCTATGCCGATCCATACCTGGCCCGGCGGTCCACGGGACAGAAACACCCGGTGGAGGACTTCCTCTTCACCTACTACACCCAGAAACCCGGCCAGCTGAAGCGCTGGCACCCGGGTGCCGGCGACGTCCTCACCGGCGCCCAGGCAGCCGGGCGGCTCGGCTGGAAGCATTACCGGACGCTCGACGACGGCGAGCTTGCCTCCCTGGGGCTGCCTGCAGGAAGCACCGCGGTCACCTTCGACCGGCACGCCTTTTTGGCCGACCGCAGGGATGCAGTGGCCTTCGCCGGCATCATCCTCCGCGGGACCGCCGCCCGGCCGGCGCAGTTTGGCTGCTTCGGCCTGCACGAGTGGGCCATGGTCTACCGCCAGGACAAGTTCGACCTCCGCCATGAATACCTGCAGCTGCGGCTGGGTGCGGCCGGTACGGACAAGGTGGTGGAGGACAACAGGATCCGCTGCACCCACTTCGACGCGTTCCGGTTCTACACCCCGGACGCCATCCCGCTCAACGAGCATTCACCCAGCCGGGAATCGCAGCGGCACATGGAGCAGCCGGGATGCCTCCATGCCAACATGGACCTCTACAAATGGGCCTACAAACTGCTGCCGGCGTTGCCCAGCGAGCTGGTGATGGACTGCTTCGAACTGTCCTGGCGGATCAGGGCTATGGACATGCAGGCATCGCCGTACGACCTGGCCGACTGGGGGTATCCCGCCATCCCCATTGAGACGCCCCATGGCAAGGCCGCCTATGTTGAGCACCAACGCTCTTTCGCAGCGGAAGCGGGTACCCTGCGCGAACGGCTGGCAGCGGAACTCGGGGTCATCGCGGAAGGAGCGCCACGGTGA
- a CDS encoding DUF1990 family protein yields MTDKAAARLDYPGVGGTEQGTAPEGYGRVLEEARLGTGLDVYRRVANGILAWELQRRAGLHVRADSPKAVPGARVVSGFGVGPFRLPAPCQVVWVHEPTPDGVPQSAGFGYGTLPGHPARGEESFEVEINNKGEVWLRIRAFSRPANWFYAAVGVVTRAAQRYVTSRYIEGARSLAAEGKSQ; encoded by the coding sequence TTGACTGACAAAGCAGCGGCCAGGCTGGACTACCCGGGAGTCGGAGGCACGGAACAAGGCACCGCTCCCGAGGGGTACGGCCGTGTCCTGGAGGAGGCGCGGCTGGGGACCGGACTGGACGTTTACCGTCGCGTGGCGAACGGCATCCTCGCCTGGGAGCTGCAGCGGCGGGCGGGGCTGCACGTCCGCGCAGACTCGCCGAAGGCTGTCCCCGGCGCACGCGTGGTGAGCGGATTCGGCGTCGGGCCCTTCCGCCTGCCGGCCCCCTGCCAGGTGGTGTGGGTCCATGAGCCGACGCCGGACGGTGTTCCGCAATCGGCGGGTTTTGGCTACGGGACGCTGCCCGGACACCCTGCCCGCGGGGAAGAATCCTTTGAAGTGGAGATTAACAACAAGGGGGAGGTGTGGCTGCGGATCCGGGCGTTCAGCAGGCCTGCCAACTGGTTCTACGCGGCCGTCGGCGTGGTCACCCGTGCGGCGCAGCGCTACGTTACTTCCCGGTACATTGAAGGGGCACGCAGTCTCGCCGCGGAAGGAAAATCCCAGTGA
- a CDS encoding CoA-binding protein, with amino-acid sequence MGHTNDPAVIERLMRTKGRWAIVGLTTNEWRAAYDVSLFIRDKLGMDIIPVNLPGDAVHGETGYPTLADIPAEKQPIDVVDCFVNSQKVGSVVDQAIAVGAKAVWLQLGVIDEAAAERAEAAGLDVVMNACPAQLAWKYKL; translated from the coding sequence ATGGGCCACACGAACGATCCTGCAGTCATTGAACGCCTCATGCGAACCAAGGGCCGCTGGGCCATCGTCGGCCTCACCACCAATGAGTGGCGCGCAGCCTACGATGTTTCGCTCTTTATCCGCGACAAGCTTGGCATGGACATCATTCCCGTCAACCTGCCCGGCGATGCTGTCCACGGCGAAACCGGGTACCCAACCCTGGCCGACATCCCGGCGGAAAAGCAGCCCATCGACGTCGTGGATTGCTTTGTGAATTCGCAGAAGGTGGGCAGCGTGGTTGACCAGGCCATAGCCGTGGGGGCCAAAGCGGTGTGGCTGCAGCTGGGCGTCATCGATGAAGCGGCGGCGGAGCGCGCCGAGGCGGCCGGCCTCGATGTGGTGATGAACGCCTGCCCGGCGCAGCTCGCCTGGAAGTACAAGCTGTAG